From the Candidatus Pelagibacter sp. IMCC9063 genome, the window TCAATTCTTCTTTATTTTTATTTAAATATAAAAGATCCGTATATGTTAATGGTTTGATTTTAATATTTGTAGAGTTGTTACAGAAATATAAAAAAGAATGACCGTTGTAATTAAAACTTTTTTTCATACTCAGTAGAAATAATTGAATTTTTAACGTTTTTGATCTTATTAAATTCATTTTTTGAGCTACTGATTGAACACTGACATGTTCTTCTTTTGCTTTTGTATACTTTGAAATGAATCCAATTAGCAAAACTGTCGATACATAAATAAATTAGGTTTAGTATTTTTTTCATTTTTATCTTAATTTTTTGGAGACTTGTCAAATAACAGTTTCTCGGGGGAGAAAAAATATTTAGAACAAGCCTCCATATAAATTAACTTAATTATTACCAACCAGCTTTTTTCATTAACGTTAAGGCTTTCTTTTGGTTGCTATAATAAGTCGTCACTTTAGTTTTGTTATCTTGTTTAAAAGATGTACCAAACTGAGCGATTAATTTATTCGGTTCTACTCCTGCAATCATTGGATATTCAAAAGAATTATTAACAATGTGTTCTTGTGCCTCTTTTGTTAATAAAAATTCTAAAAATTTAATTGCATTTTCTTTGTTAGGTGCATACTTGGCAACTCCACCTCCACTAATATTCATATGAGTTCCCCTGTTAGATTGGTTAGGAAACACAGGACGAACTTTTTTGGCAGCAGCTTGTTGCTCAGGACCTTTTTTTCCTGATAGCATCAAAGCAATGTAGTATGAATTAGCTACAGCTAAATCAGCCTCACCTGCTGCGACAGCCAGAATTTGCGCTCTATCATTTCCTTTTGGTTTACGAGCCATATTAGATACCAAGCCCTTTGCCCATTTTGAAGTTTTTGAAACCCCGTTATTAGCAACTAAAGAAGAAACTAAAGATTGGTTATAAACATTGCTTGATTTTCTAATCACCACTCTTTTCTTGAACATTGGATTAGCCAAATCTTCATAATTTAAATTTTTGGCAACTTCAGGCGAAAAAGTTTCTGGATTAAAATAAATTAATCTTGCTCTTTTGGCGATTCCGTACCAATGAGCTGATCTAAAATTAGATGGAATTTTAGAATTTAAAGTCTCTGATTTGATTTTTTGAAAAATTCCTTTTTTTGTAGCAGAACCTAGCGCACCTGCATCAACCGTAATTACAACATCAGCTTTTGAGGATTTTCCTTCTGACAAAAGTCTTTTTTCTAAGACTTTGTACTTTGCTTTGATCACATTAACCTTGATACCTGTTTTGTTGGTAAATTTTTTATACAACTCCACATCTGAACTATAGTGCCTAGAGGTAAATAAATTAACCTCAGCAGCAAAAGAGGAGCAAATTGTTGAAAGAACAAAAAGTCCTGTAAATATTATTTTTTTCATTTTTTTTCCTGTTTTATTGATTTAATATTTTAATATTGATAATGATTATCATTGTCAAGTTAATTGATAACGATTCTTATCTAGGAAGTAAATGTAATTTTACGTTAAACTTTAGTTTAATTAGTATTTTGATGAATAAACTCATCTGCTTTAGAAAATATTCTTTTTTTTCTTACGCTATCCATTTTTTCTAAAAGTTTTGCCATCATGGCTAATCTGTAGTTTTTTAAAAAGAAATCCTTGTGGTCTTGAATAAACTTCCAATACAACCCATCCATCACCTCACACCACTCTCCTTTAGGATAGTCGCTCATTTTTAAAATATAGCTAGATCCGCAAATATAAGGCTTGGTTGCAAAGATACCTCCATCACTAAATAGCCCCATACCCATAACATTGGGTGCCATGACCCAGTCAGAAGAATCCACATACATTTCCATAAACCATTTGTATACTTGCACGGGTTGTATTCCTGATAAATTCATTAAATTACAAACAACCATCAATCGTTCTATGTGATGAGTATATCCAAACTGCAAACAGTTTTTAATAGCATGATCCAAAGGAACAATGCCCGTAGTTCCATCATACCAACTCTTGCTTAATTTTCTTTGATGATTAAAAAAATTAGTATTTAACAAACGCTTTTCGTAATTTTGATAAATTCCTCTCATAAATTCTCTCCAGCCAATTATTTGCCTGACATA encodes:
- a CDS encoding Fe(3+) ABC transporter substrate-binding protein yields the protein MKKIIFTGLFVLSTICSSFAAEVNLFTSRHYSSDVELYKKFTNKTGIKVNVIKAKYKVLEKRLLSEGKSSKADVVITVDAGALGSATKKGIFQKIKSETLNSKIPSNFRSAHWYGIAKRARLIYFNPETFSPEVAKNLNYEDLANPMFKKRVVIRKSSNVYNQSLVSSLVANNGVSKTSKWAKGLVSNMARKPKGNDRAQILAVAAGEADLAVANSYYIALMLSGKKGPEQQAAAKKVRPVFPNQSNRGTHMNISGGGVAKYAPNKENAIKFLEFLLTKEAQEHIVNNSFEYPMIAGVEPNKLIAQFGTSFKQDNKTKVTTYYSNQKKALTLMKKAGW